Proteins from a genomic interval of Candidatus Rubidus massiliensis:
- the ndoA gene encoding mRNA interferase EndoA, translating to MVKQFDVYLINLDPTIGSEIKKTRPCVIISPNEMHGLNTVIIAPLTSTCKKYPTRIALFFENKEGYVVLDQIRTVDKSRLVKRVGKIEKETAQMILGILQEMFA from the coding sequence ATGGTAAAGCAATTCGATGTGTATCTAATAAATTTAGATCCAACAATTGGAAGTGAAATAAAAAAAACTCGTCCCTGTGTTATTATCTCTCCTAATGAAATGCACGGTCTAAACACTGTAATCATAGCACCTTTAACTTCAACCTGCAAAAAATACCCCACGCGTATTGCCCTTTTTTTTGAAAATAAAGAAGGTTATGTCGTTTTAGATCAAATACGTACAGTCGACAAATCGCGACTGGTAAAACGTGTAGGAAAAATTGAAAAAGAAACCGCTCAAATGATCCTTGGGATTTTGCAAGAAATGTTTGCCTGA
- a CDS encoding Growth regulator, with the protein MPHIIHIGNSFGVRIPKTIIQQAGFKEDMNLVFTVTKEGLLISPEKKAREGWEQKFNPSLQKTKESERIDDFSNEFDKDEWKW; encoded by the coding sequence ATGCCTCATATTATTCACATAGGCAATTCATTTGGAGTAAGAATTCCTAAGACCATCATTCAACAAGCGGGATTTAAAGAAGATATGAATCTTGTTTTCACTGTTACTAAAGAGGGCTTATTAATTTCCCCTGAAAAAAAAGCTAGAGAAGGTTGGGAACAAAAATTTAACCCTTCTCTACAAAAAACTAAAGAATCTGAGAGGATTGACGACTTCTCAAATGAATTTGATAAAGATGAGTGGAAATGGTAA